The following coding sequences are from one Nicotiana tomentosiformis chromosome 3, ASM39032v3, whole genome shotgun sequence window:
- the LOC104107244 gene encoding uncharacterized protein isoform X1 gives MDESYSNLPTSHLIGSVPAVVIEEKSTTNPQAPAANLQIFPPNNGASTGNGYQTLGGTSEANGQQSANTWKGVFSVSSYTQYFNVDEDIVMNRLMSSLNPLSGDFFSKIDANPDLYGLVWVSATLIFVISSLGNCATYLMHKRSDSSSSWSFDVNYVNVAAGSVYGYALLVPLGFYFLLQYLGSSASLIRFWCLWGYSLFVLTLSSFLLVIPIEFLRWTITILAGATSASFVAANLKMYIQSNDLTIVLVAAFVLQMGLTIFIKMWFFS, from the exons ATGGACGAGTCTTACTCCAATCTTCCTACCAGCCATTTGATCGGCTCTGTCCCG GCTGTTGTCATTGAAGAAAAGAGCACCACTAACCCTCAAG CTCCTGCAGCAAATTTGCAAATATTTCCTCCAAATAATGGTGCCAGTACAGGGAACGGTTATCAAACTCTCGGAGGAACTAGTG AGGCGAATGGGCAGCAATCAGCAAACACCTGGAAAGGAGTATTTAGTGTCTCATCTTATACACAGTATTTCAATGTAGATGAAGATATTGTCATGAACAGATTGATGAGTTCTTTGAATCCTCTCAGTGGAGATTTCTTCAGCAAGATTGATGCCAACCCTGATCT TTATGGGCTTGTCTGGGTGTCTGCTACTTTGATATTTGTCATTTCTTCCCTGGGAAATTGTGCTACTTACCTAATGCATAAAAGAAGTGATAGCAGCAGTTCTTGGTCATTTGATGTCAACTATGTGAACGTCGCGGCAGGCTCAGTTTATGGTTATGCACTGCTTGTGCCACTGGGGTTCTATTTCTTGCTTCAGTACTTGGGTTCTAGTGCTAGCCTCATACGCTTCTGGTGCTTGTGGGGATATTCCCTCTTTGTTTTGACTTTGAGCTCC TTTCTGTTGGTAATCCCGATCGAGTTTCTTAGGTGGACAATCACAATACTGGCTGGTGCTACTTCAGCTAGCTTCGTTGCTGCAAATCTCAAAATGTATATACAGTCAAATGATCTCACGATTGTATTGGTTGCTGCTTTTGTCCTGCAAATGGGCCTGACAATCTTCATCAAGATGTGGTTTTTCTCTTAA
- the LOC104107244 gene encoding uncharacterized protein isoform X2, with product MDESYSNLPTSHLIGSVPAVVIEEKSTTNPQANLQIFPPNNGASTGNGYQTLGGTSEANGQQSANTWKGVFSVSSYTQYFNVDEDIVMNRLMSSLNPLSGDFFSKIDANPDLYGLVWVSATLIFVISSLGNCATYLMHKRSDSSSSWSFDVNYVNVAAGSVYGYALLVPLGFYFLLQYLGSSASLIRFWCLWGYSLFVLTLSSFLLVIPIEFLRWTITILAGATSASFVAANLKMYIQSNDLTIVLVAAFVLQMGLTIFIKMWFFS from the exons ATGGACGAGTCTTACTCCAATCTTCCTACCAGCCATTTGATCGGCTCTGTCCCG GCTGTTGTCATTGAAGAAAAGAGCACCACTAACCCTCAAG CAAATTTGCAAATATTTCCTCCAAATAATGGTGCCAGTACAGGGAACGGTTATCAAACTCTCGGAGGAACTAGTG AGGCGAATGGGCAGCAATCAGCAAACACCTGGAAAGGAGTATTTAGTGTCTCATCTTATACACAGTATTTCAATGTAGATGAAGATATTGTCATGAACAGATTGATGAGTTCTTTGAATCCTCTCAGTGGAGATTTCTTCAGCAAGATTGATGCCAACCCTGATCT TTATGGGCTTGTCTGGGTGTCTGCTACTTTGATATTTGTCATTTCTTCCCTGGGAAATTGTGCTACTTACCTAATGCATAAAAGAAGTGATAGCAGCAGTTCTTGGTCATTTGATGTCAACTATGTGAACGTCGCGGCAGGCTCAGTTTATGGTTATGCACTGCTTGTGCCACTGGGGTTCTATTTCTTGCTTCAGTACTTGGGTTCTAGTGCTAGCCTCATACGCTTCTGGTGCTTGTGGGGATATTCCCTCTTTGTTTTGACTTTGAGCTCC TTTCTGTTGGTAATCCCGATCGAGTTTCTTAGGTGGACAATCACAATACTGGCTGGTGCTACTTCAGCTAGCTTCGTTGCTGCAAATCTCAAAATGTATATACAGTCAAATGATCTCACGATTGTATTGGTTGCTGCTTTTGTCCTGCAAATGGGCCTGACAATCTTCATCAAGATGTGGTTTTTCTCTTAA
- the LOC104107244 gene encoding uncharacterized protein isoform X3, whose translation MDESYSNLPTSHLIGSVPAVVIEEKSTTNPQEANGQQSANTWKGVFSVSSYTQYFNVDEDIVMNRLMSSLNPLSGDFFSKIDANPDLYGLVWVSATLIFVISSLGNCATYLMHKRSDSSSSWSFDVNYVNVAAGSVYGYALLVPLGFYFLLQYLGSSASLIRFWCLWGYSLFVLTLSSFLLVIPIEFLRWTITILAGATSASFVAANLKMYIQSNDLTIVLVAAFVLQMGLTIFIKMWFFS comes from the exons ATGGACGAGTCTTACTCCAATCTTCCTACCAGCCATTTGATCGGCTCTGTCCCG GCTGTTGTCATTGAAGAAAAGAGCACCACTAACCCTCAAG AGGCGAATGGGCAGCAATCAGCAAACACCTGGAAAGGAGTATTTAGTGTCTCATCTTATACACAGTATTTCAATGTAGATGAAGATATTGTCATGAACAGATTGATGAGTTCTTTGAATCCTCTCAGTGGAGATTTCTTCAGCAAGATTGATGCCAACCCTGATCT TTATGGGCTTGTCTGGGTGTCTGCTACTTTGATATTTGTCATTTCTTCCCTGGGAAATTGTGCTACTTACCTAATGCATAAAAGAAGTGATAGCAGCAGTTCTTGGTCATTTGATGTCAACTATGTGAACGTCGCGGCAGGCTCAGTTTATGGTTATGCACTGCTTGTGCCACTGGGGTTCTATTTCTTGCTTCAGTACTTGGGTTCTAGTGCTAGCCTCATACGCTTCTGGTGCTTGTGGGGATATTCCCTCTTTGTTTTGACTTTGAGCTCC TTTCTGTTGGTAATCCCGATCGAGTTTCTTAGGTGGACAATCACAATACTGGCTGGTGCTACTTCAGCTAGCTTCGTTGCTGCAAATCTCAAAATGTATATACAGTCAAATGATCTCACGATTGTATTGGTTGCTGCTTTTGTCCTGCAAATGGGCCTGACAATCTTCATCAAGATGTGGTTTTTCTCTTAA